In Euphorbia lathyris chromosome 9, ddEupLath1.1, whole genome shotgun sequence, the following are encoded in one genomic region:
- the LOC136206223 gene encoding protein LIGHT-DEPENDENT SHORT HYPOCOTYLS 2-like, giving the protein MDLASSSASSMDGGPISPISTITTVATPPVTPSRYENQKRRDWNTFCQYLRNHRPPLSLSMCSGANVLEFLRYLDQFGKTKVHNQTCPFFGLPSPPAPCPCPLRQAWGSLDALIGRLRAAYEEHGGSPEGNPFGARAVRIFLREVRDFQAKARGVSYDKKRKRPKPKVTSTSTSTSPALPPPSA; this is encoded by the coding sequence ATGGATTTAGCTTCATCTTCTGCTTCTTCGATGGATGGTGGTCCAATCAGTCCGATCAGTACTATTACCACCGTAGCAACACCTCCGGTGACACCTAGCCGGTATGAGAACCAGAAGAGGAGGGACTGGAACACTTTCTGTCAGTATCTCCGGAATCACAGGCCACCTCTTTCTTTATCTATGTGCAGTGGTGCTAATGTTCTTGAATTCTTGAGGTATCTTGATCAATTTGGTAAGACTAAAGTTCATAACCAAACATGTCCATTCTTTGGCCTCCCAAGTCCTCCGGCTCCCTGCCCGTGCCCGTTACGGCAGGCCTGGGGAAGCCTGGATGCTCTCATCGGACGCCTCAGAGCTGCCTATGAAGAGCATGGTGGAAGCCCTGAAGGGAATCCATTTGGTGCAAGAGCTGTGAGGATTTTTCTTAGGGAGGTTAGGGATTTTCAGGCTAAAGCAAGAGGAGTTAGCTATGATAAGAAACGTAAAAGGCCTAAACCCAAAGTTACTTCTACTTCTACTTCTACATCACCAGCACTGCCTCCGCCGTCCGCCTGA